Part of the Cytophagales bacterium genome is shown below.
AATAAGAAATACCTGACCACCAAAAGAGATAAAATGGGGCATGATATTTTGAAAAAGAAGAAAAAAAGAAGGGGGAAGAAGTAGCAGTAATTCAATAGTAATTCAATAGTAATTTAATGGTAATTCAATGGCAATTCAATGGAATTACAACTGAATTACAACCGAATTACAACCGAATTACAACCGAATTACAACCGAATTACAACTGAACACTTCGGCAGGCTTGCAAATAGCGGGATTAGCATTATATATACACCTAAAAATCTAAATCAAAAAGAGGAAAAGTACGTCCTATTGTGAATAAAGAGCTGCATTAAGACAATATGTTGCAAAAATTAATAATAATAGGGTCAACCAGCACCCAGTAACCAGCATCCAGTAACTGATAATTTGATGCATGATGTTAATAATGATTACAATTTAAGTTGTTTTTTTTAATTTAGATTTTTAGGTACAGATGAAAAAACTAATCATATTTATCATAGCAGCCAACGCAGGCAGCTTAATATTGAAGCCACCTGACAATTCTCAATTAATCGCATCACTCACTCAAACTGACACTACTTCTCAAGATCACAAATCTACCCCCCTCTTCCCGGGTACTCGGGAGGCTGGGAGTGAGGCGCTCGATTCCCTCAAAAACGCTCTCAAAAACGCAACCCACGATACCACCCGAGTAAATATTCTACTTCAAATTGTTGAAAACATATATGACGACAACGTATGGCCTGAATACAACCGGCAAGCGCTGGATATTGCCGAAAAAAACATCCCCCGCAGCAAAGGAGCAGTATTGCTCGCGTTTAAAAAAGCAAAAGCAGCCTCCCTCAACAACATAGGTTATATTCACAATGTACAGGGCAACCCAGACAAGGCGCTGGAATATTACCTGCAAAGTTTGGAGATAGGAAAAGAGATCAATGACAAACAAGGCATCGCCACCTCATTAAATAACATAGGTATGATCTATAAAAACCAGGGCAACCTTGACAAGGCGCTGGAAAATTTCCTGCAAAGCTTAGAGATACAAAAAGAGATCAATGACAAACAAGGTATCGCCACCTCATTAAATAACATAGGCCTTATCTATAAAAACCAGGGTAACCCTGACAAGGCGCTGGAATATTACCTGCAAAGCTTAAAGATACTAAAAGAGATCAATGACAAACAAGACATCGCCAGATCATTAAATAACATAGCCAATATCTATTACGACCAGGGCAACCATGATCCCGATTTAATCGGGATGAAACGCGACAGTTTGTTCAACAGGGCGCTGGAATATCACCTGCAAAGCCTGGAGATAAAAAAAGAGATCAATGACAAACAAGGCATCGCCTACTCATTAAATAACATAGGCGCTATCTATTACAACCAGGGTAACCCAGACAAGGCGCTGGAATATTACCTGCAAAGCTTAGAAATACAAAAAGAGATCAATTACAAACGTGGCATCGCCTACTCATTAAATTTCATAGGGCTCATTTATCTTGAACGTAAAGACTATACCACTGCCGCAGACTACTGCACGCGCTCACTCTTCATAGCAGAGGAGCTTGGCTATCCTGAAAACATAATGAGATCTGCCGGAAGCCTGCACAAGATATACAAAGCCATGGCAAAAAAAGCCAAAAAACAGGGCTTGTGGGAGTATGGTGAGCGCTATGCAACAGCTATAGAGTACAACGAACTCTACACACAAATGCGCGATACGGTCCACAACAACGCCATGTCAAAAGCCATTGGCAAGGTAGAAGGTAAGTTTGAGTTCAAAATGGCGCTCAAACAAAGAGAGCAGCGCGAAAAAGAGCAGGAACTAAAGAAAGCCAAAGAAACATCACACAGAAACAACCTGCAAAATGGTGCAATCGCCATCGGTATATTTGTATTACTTACAATAATTATCTTTCTCGGTAATTTTGTAATGCCCGGGTGGCTAGTCAATGCTTTGTCGTTTGTACCTTTTGTACTGCTGTTTGAGTTCATCACCGAGCTCACTGAACCCTGG
Proteins encoded:
- a CDS encoding tetratricopeptide repeat protein, which codes for MKKLIIFIIAANAGSLILKPPDNSQLIASLTQTDTTSQDHKSTPLFPGTREAGSEALDSLKNALKNATHDTTRVNILLQIVENIYDDNVWPEYNRQALDIAEKNIPRSKGAVLLAFKKAKAASLNNIGYIHNVQGNPDKALEYYLQSLEIGKEINDKQGIATSLNNIGMIYKNQGNLDKALENFLQSLEIQKEINDKQGIATSLNNIGLIYKNQGNPDKALEYYLQSLKILKEINDKQDIARSLNNIANIYYDQGNHDPDLIGMKRDSLFNRALEYHLQSLEIKKEINDKQGIAYSLNNIGAIYYNQGNPDKALEYYLQSLEIQKEINYKRGIAYSLNFIGLIYLERKDYTTAADYCTRSLFIAEELGYPENIMRSAGSLHKIYKAMAKKAKKQGLWEYGERYATAIEYNELYTQMRDTVHNNAMSKAIGKVEGKFEFKMALKQREQREKEQELKKAKETSHRNNLQNGAIAIGIFVLLTIIIFLGNFVMPGWLVNALSFVPFVLLFEFITELTEPWTEGFTGDQPIYEVLINTVVVLIIFPIQYIFEKKLRERLYRAKKKRAVARIGNPRKRRKGSSSIAFHKKDNI